The Myxococcus virescens genome segment CATGGCCGTGGCGACGGAGGGCGAGGCCGAGAAGCAGGGCGGTGACAACCGCACCATGGGCCGGAAGAACACCGTGCCCTACGGGCTCTACCGGGCGCACGGCTTCGTCTCGCCGCACCTGGCGAAGCAGACGGGGTTCGGCACGGCGGACCTGGAGCTGCTCTTCCAGTCCTTCACGCACATGTTCGAGCTGGACCGCAGCGCCGCGCGGGGGCTGATGTCCATGCGCAAGGTGGTGGTGTTCAAGCATGGCTCGGAGCTGGGCAACGCGCCGGCCCACGCGCTGTTCGACCGCGTCCATGCGGTGCGCGCCCAGCCGGAGAAGCCAGCTCGAAGCTTCTCCGACTACGAGGTGCGTGTGGACAAGGCCGGGCTGCCCCAGGGCATCGAGGTGCTGGAGTTGGTGGGATGAGCGCGGACCGCGAGACGTGGGTGGCGCTGTCGGCGCTCCAGCACCTGCTGTACTGCGAGCGGCAGGCGGCGCTCATCCACGTCGAGCGGCAATGGCGCGAGGACGTCAACACCGCCTCCGGCAGACTGCTGCACGAGCGCGTGGACCTGCCGGGGCATGACGCGCGGGTGGGACGGCGGGTGGAGCGGGCCGTGTTGCTGGGCTCGCAGCGGCTGCGCGTGTCCGGGCGCGCGGACATGGTCGAGTACCAGCGGGACGCGACGGGGGCCGGCTGGCGGCCCTATCCGGTGGAGGTGAAGCGCGGCCGGCGCAAGGCGGGTGAGGCGGACCGCGTGCAGCTCTGCGCGCAGGCGCTGTGCCTGGAGGAGATGCACGGCGTGGACGTTCCGGAGGGGGCGCTCTTCTATGGAACGGAGCACAAGCGTGAGGTGGTGCGCTTCGACGCGCGGCTCCGCCAGCGGACCGAGGACGCCATCGCGCGCATGCACGAGGTACTGCGCCGGCAGGAGGTGCCTGTCGTGGCGCGCGCGCCCCGATGTGACGGGTGCTCGCTGGAGCCGCTGTGCCTCCCTGGGGTGACGGCAGGGCAGCGGAGCGCCCAGGACTTCCTGTCGCGGTGGATGGACGAGGCCGGCTGAACGGAGGAACGCATGACGACCGCGCTGAACACGCTGTTCATCACCGCCGAGGGGACTCGCCTGAACAAGGAAGGTGAGTGTGTGGTGGTGACGGTTCAGGACCAGAAGAAGGCGGAGGTTCCGTTGCGGCACCTGCGCTCGGTGGTGTGCCTGACGCGTGCGTGGCTGACGCCGGAGTTGATGGAGAGCTGCCTGGAGGCGGGCATCCATGTCTCCTTCTTCGGGATGACGGGGCGCTTCCTGGCGCGGGTGGAGGGGGTTCCGGGTGGCAACGTCTTGTTGAGGCGCCAGCAGTACCGGGCGGCGGATGATGTTGCTCGCTCGGTGGCCATCTCCCGGGCGCTGGTGGTGGGGAAGCTGGGGAACGCGCGGCAGTTCGTGTTGCATGCGCGGCGTGACGCGGCGCCCGAGCGACAGGAGGCCCTGTCGGAGACGGCGCGGCGGCTGTCGGAGCACCTGCGCGCGCTGACCCGAGTGGATGACTTGGATCAGGTGCGGGGGCTGGAAGGCATCGCGGCGCGTGACTACTTCGAGGCCTTTCCCTCGCTGCTGAAGAAGAGTGCCCATGGTTTCGAGTTCGATGGCCGCAACCGCCGGCCCCCGAGGAATCCGCTGAACGCGATGCTCTCGTTTGGCTATGCGTTGCTGGCGCAGGATTGCGCGGGAGCGCTCGCGGGCGTTGGACTCGACCCCGCCGTGGGATTCCTGCACGAGGACCGCCCTGGGCGCCTGTCCCTGGCGCTGGATTTGATGGAGG includes the following:
- the cas4 gene encoding CRISPR-associated protein Cas4, coding for MSADRETWVALSALQHLLYCERQAALIHVERQWREDVNTASGRLLHERVDLPGHDARVGRRVERAVLLGSQRLRVSGRADMVEYQRDATGAGWRPYPVEVKRGRRKAGEADRVQLCAQALCLEEMHGVDVPEGALFYGTEHKREVVRFDARLRQRTEDAIARMHEVLRRQEVPVVARAPRCDGCSLEPLCLPGVTAGQRSAQDFLSRWMDEAG
- the cas1c gene encoding type I-C CRISPR-associated endonuclease Cas1c, which encodes MTTALNTLFITAEGTRLNKEGECVVVTVQDQKKAEVPLRHLRSVVCLTRAWLTPELMESCLEAGIHVSFFGMTGRFLARVEGVPGGNVLLRRQQYRAADDVARSVAISRALVVGKLGNARQFVLHARRDAAPERQEALSETARRLSEHLRALTRVDDLDQVRGLEGIAARDYFEAFPSLLKKSAHGFEFDGRNRRPPRNPLNAMLSFGYALLAQDCAGALAGVGLDPAVGFLHEDRPGRLSLALDLMEEFRAPVVDRLVFSLVNRGQLKPGDFRTESAGAVLLKDDARKTFLVAYQEAKQVGVRHAFLGQETTWGMAPHLQALLLARHLRGELDGYPPFAMR